From the Meriones unguiculatus strain TT.TT164.6M chromosome 12, Bangor_MerUng_6.1, whole genome shotgun sequence genome, one window contains:
- the Ube2k gene encoding ubiquitin-conjugating enzyme E2 K isoform X4: MTLRTVLLSLQALLAAAEPDDPQDAVVANQYKQNPEMFKQTARLWAHVYAGAPVSSPEYTKKIENLCAMGFDRNAVIVALSSKSWDVETATELLLSN, encoded by the exons ATGACTCTGCGCACGGTATTATTGTCATTGCAAGCACTGTTGGCAGCTGCAGAACCCGATGACCCCCAAGATGCAGTAGTAGCAAATCAG TACAAACAAAATCCTGAAATGTTCAAGCAGACAGCTCGACTTTGGGCACACGTGTATGCTGGAGCTCCAGTTTCTAGTCCAGAATACaccaaaaaaatagaaaacctgTGTGCTATGGGCTTTGATAGG AATGCAGTAATAGTGGCCTTGTCTTCAAAATCATGGGATGTAGAGACTGCAACAGAACTGCTTCTGAGTAACTGA